The sequence below is a genomic window from Lepus europaeus isolate LE1 chromosome 9, mLepTim1.pri, whole genome shotgun sequence.
GGGatatccagatgaagttcctggctcctggccccagattGGTTCTGGTTGCTGCAAATATTTTAGTAGTGAACTAGTGtctggaaaacctctctgttctctgcttctccctccttctctgttactctgcctgtcaaataaacaaatattttaaaatattgtctatctcacttcaacaggtttcccttttggtgctcagttagttatcactgatcagggagaaaatatgatatttgtcgctTTGGGAcaaatttcactcagcatgatgttttccagattcctccattttgttgcaaatgaccagatttcattgttatttttactgctgtatagtattctatagagtacatatcccatcatttctttgtccagtctactgttgatgggcatttaggttggttccaggtcttagctattgtgaattgagcttcaataaacattaaggtgcagacagctttttgtttgccaatttaatttcctttgggtaaattccaaggagtgggatggctgggttgtatggaaatggacactataagaaacagtgacttgatcagcccttgccctgactgttgatgaataacttaatactttattccttttagtatttttttatgttctacttaatactattggttgaactctgtaattaatacacagttactCTAAGTGTTGAAActttactgaaaagtgatccctgttaaatataagagtgggaaaaagagagggaggagatgtgcaatttgggacatgctcaattggacttgccctgaatggtagttagaaacgtgccaggggattccaatacaatcccatcaaagtggcatctaccaatgccatctcactagtccaagtgatcaatttctgttcacaattgatcataatgataggactaagagtcaaagggatcacacaaacaagactagtgtctgctaatactaactgatagaatcaaaaagggagagaacgatccaacatgggaagcgggagacacagcagactcatagaatggcagatgtcctaaacagcactctggcctcagaatcagcccttaaggcatttggatctggctgaaaagcccatgagagtatgttaggcatggaaatccaagacactgtggaaaaaaaaaaaaaaaaaaaaaaacctaaatgaaagatctctgtgagtgagatcccagtggaaagaacaggtcatcaaagaaggaggtacctttctctgaagggaggagagaacttccactttgactatgatcttgtctaaatatgatcagagtcggcaaactcaaaaggcctccatagccttggcacctcatgacaagagcctagggtgattactgatgccacaaacaagagtgtcaatttgttaagtcagcaacaggagtcactgtgcacttactcctcatgtaggatctttgtccttaatgtgctgtacattgtgatttaatgctataactagtactcaaacagtatttgtcactttgtgtttctgtgtgggtgtaaactattgaaagctttacttaatatatgctaaaatgatctatatttaaagagaattgaaaatgaatcttgatgtgaatggaaggggagagggagtgggaaaggggagggttgcgggtgggagggaagttatggagggggggggaaagccattgtatcAGCTCCTCCTAGTCCTGCCATTGTGATGCACCTGCCAAGGGCCTTCATCAGAGTCCAAATTGATGTTGCTGCCCAATCATGGATTTTTGGCCTCCAAAATCTTTTCTAGATAACATTAGTCTGCCTCAGGTATTTAATTATATTAAGAAAAACTTCAGTAATACAATGGGTGAAACAAGAGGAATCACCCTGAGAATCTAAGATCTGAGAACTTCTTTAGAGCCAGCTGTCTCTAGATGATGCATTCTTGTTTATCCTGGAGGAATGTGTAGACACTTATGGCCTGATGAAATTAGGAAGTATTTCTACAGCCCATTGAGATGTAGGATTAATCTCGTTTTATGATTATTAGAATGAAAACAATCCTTCCCTCAAGAAGAGAGCTTCATCATGACACTTTGAATAATGGAGAAAGTTTGTGTTTCTATATAGTTTTGATAGCACAATATATTACCAGCATCTTAATTTTTgccattatgaaaataaaatgctttttacgTGCAGTTTTTTATTATGATGGATGTTGAACACCTTCACAGATGCTAAAATTAGTTTAAATGATTTTAGTAAATTGTGTTTTGTTGCCCATtgttatgaactttttaaaaaagattaatctatttatttatttgaaaagtgtagttagagggggagagacagagagaggtatcttcaatctgctggttttctccccaggtggccacaatggccaaggctatgCCAGCATGAATCCAGcaactccattctgatctcccacatgggaggcagggacccagatatttgggccatctttcactgcttttccaagtacaTAAGcaaggggctggactggaagtgcagaaGTTAGATAACTGGCAACCTTATGGCATGATGGCGTCACAAACAGCAACTTCAGTCactacaccacaaggctggccccttgtTAGGAAAATTTTTTGATGGTTTCTCACATGAGTTCCCTATTATTAACTCTATTAGTTTTTTATCATTGATACAGTGGTATACGTTCCTCCATTTTCTATTGACTTGTTTTTTATGTTCTtattaaagtgattttttttttagttttatgcaGTCAGATTtcaaatttgtcttttattttctcaaattttctcAAATTTAAGTGGCAGGCCAAACTGTAGTTCACTTATGTTATCAATATGTAGGCTGCCTAGTCTTAGCATTTGCCATTAGCATTTGGCCAACCAGCCAATTTAAACAGAGATAATGTAAAGAATCTGTGTCCCCATCTCTGGCACCTGTGTTTGTCTTGTTTCCTCTTTCACTTTCCAGTGAAGTTTCCTGTTACTGTTTCAGTAGCCATGAGTGTAACTGGAAGCAGCGAAATCATAAAATCCCCGGTGCCATTCCTTTTGCCTATAGTGAACTTCATTCCAGTTTCTGCTATCTTTTGGCCACTCAACAGTGTCCGTCACTGTTAGTGTTCTTGTATTTTCTCTAGAACTTGTAACAGTAAGGGGATGATTTAATCAGTCTGGCCTAACTCAAGCATGCAAATTTTGAGCCATGATTAGAAATATTTATCTTACACCTAGGTTGAAATCAAGTAATCACGTAAATTTAACTAGAAGAGGTTCACCCTTGTGCGTACTCAAATGTTTATCTTCTCCAAAATCTCAATGaaattttaatgcaaaataaattttatttcatttatataaaatgcatttttgccATTAGTCTTAAAAGGTCAATCTTATCTCAATAATAGCCTCTTATGTCACCATAGGAATAGTAAATTGCATAAAGACCATGTCTTATAAAGATGTTATAATTGTAATGGGGGAACTTTACTCAAAATTTTGAAGGTTCTTGCCATATTTTtgataagaattctaaataccggctgCTTGTAAATAGAACAGGCAACATGGGAgagtttttagcatttattcagtgagagaaatacacaggaaagtgagggctttatttaagggAAAAAGAAGTCTAGAAACTAAGTTGGATACCTATCAGGCAGAGGGCAGGCCAGGAGCTACATGCAAGAAGTGTGAAGttaggagcagccacaggtagtGCAGCGCAGGCAgaaaagcagagagcagagcaggacaACAAGGGCAGGCCCACCATGCCTCAGGCCTTTTATTCTCTTCcagaggggagtggttacatagtctgattggcaagTGGGTGTACAGGTGAGGTCACGTAGGGGCATCAGATAACGAAAGGAGGCAGGGTGTGGTCTCCAACTCACAAATCTAATtgatttaatcctatctgcctgtcTAAATCATGACTCTAAGGAATATCCTAATCACAAATAATGAGTAACCAAGGCTTATCTTTATTGAGAATTTGGACAGAATGCTTTTTGATCACCAATAACTTAGGCACAGAAGGAAATATGTTCATTATGAAGCTCTTAATCtatgagagatgaaaaaggacCCTGAAACAAAAGTGACAAACTTAATAAAGAGACCTGGAATCCATCCTTTTCTTTTGCAACAAGTGTCCCAGTTCtttactgaaagtgaaagtaccTTCAAGGATGCTTGTTTAACTGGAGCCTATTTGAATGGATATAAGTCTCCAAGCTGAAGGCCTCTAAAAGCTGTGAATAGTTATCATTAGCATATCAAAAACCCTCCCAAGTGTCTTTGggagtatttcttttttccttttatctgcAGGTTCTCTCTGTTTGGAAAAGGCTGGTAAGGAGTGTATCCTGGGATCTgagttttatttcaaagttattgAAGTATCTCATGAGTGCAGTCAAATGGAAAACTGATGAATAATATCCAGAGGGCACTGCTAGCAAGATAACTTGAAGTTTCAAAAAACTAGAGAAATATtgataaagaaacattttaaaaatctcagttGTTGCTAGTGAAAATACCAACTCTTTTATCCAAACCTAACATGAAACAGTAGATGTCTAACATTACAATTAGTAGTGATACCTATCCTTTTGCAGAACTAATCtctcatatttaataaatatttagacTTTATAACAGCATCATTTTTAGGGGGAggcaggtgttatggcacagcagcttaagctactgcctgcaatgccagtatcccatatgcacAAGCCCTTTCCAGTCCCTGCCATGCCACTtcaattctgctccctgctaatgctcctaggaaagcagcagatgaagacactagtgctttgacccctgtcacccatgtgggagatgcagatggagttctggtctcctacattCATTCAGCTAGCCCAATTTCGGcatgtgtggccatttggggaataaatcagtagatggaagattctctctctctctctctctctaaccttcACTCTGTAAGTCTGcatttcaaaacaacaaaaacaattttaaaacatcatcACTTTTGTTGAGCTAGATTTACAACAAATAACACTATGAGAAAGAATGTCCCTGTTGCAGTTAACTATTCAAGGACTGGACATGTGGGCTTTTCCTCAGTTCCTGAAGGGGAGATAGAAAATCAGAGCCTAAGAGCACATAATCCAGGTCATGTGGAAGTCAGCTGTGGTGCCTCTCAAAAGCAATGACACAAGCACCCAGAAGTAAGATGTACTTGAGTAGAACTCATTATCATCACAGTCATCGGCATTGACATCCATCTCAATTGGGAAGCCCAGACAGGTAGCAAAATAGAAATTAGCCTAGGTAGGGGCCgctgctttggcatagtgggttaaactgccacctgcaatgccagcatcccacatttgtcccaatttgagtcccagatgctccacttccaatgctggGAAACCAGTGCAGAATGGgcgccctgcactcatgtgggagacccagaatgagctctttgtttctggctttggcctgccccagccttgggtgttgcagccatttgggcagtaaaccagtggttggaagatctgtctctccatttttctctctgcaactctgcttttcaaataaacaaaataaatctttttttttttttttaaagaaagaaattagcgTATGTGAGCAAGAGGGACCTGAGGAAAATAAAGCAGCCATGGGAAGGAATGAATCAGTCTCTAGCAGCCAGGGATGCACACCTTAGAGGAAGCCTAGTATTTTACACTAGATAGTCCTGTCCATaccccagaatctataaagatgtTCCCAGTTTTTCCCCCAAGGAAGATACCTTAGGAGAATCCCTGCCCAATACCAAGCGGGCTACACAGTTTGATAACAATGGGTAATAAAATGTTGGGAAGAATTTCATGTACTTCACACCCAGGAAAAACCTTTGTCCAGTAGAAGAGGGTGAAGGGAAGAAGAATCATGGGAAGAACTGGACCCCATTCCCttataagccccagtctgaatacagactACCCACTCAGTCTCTCCTGAGATGTCTGCTTGGTCTCTCAGGTGTAATTCTCTCAGCTCCCCTTAGTTCTCTGCTGAGATGCCCACCTGGTGTGTTAGGTGTATTCTCCCCATTAAACTATGTAACCTTATTTTACCTGAGTCTGAACAGTTAGGCACTCTCTCAAATTCCATCTAGAGAGCTGCCCATCCATTTTGCTGGATGCCCTACTCCATTAAACCTTGATATCTTGCTTACCACTACTCTATTtcatgtctgaattctttcttgtgcagaTAAGAACCTCCATTCTATCCATTTCTGGTAATGACAACATTCTTTCCTtagaaaagaatattaaatagaaaacaaagggACAATAGTGGACAACTACATTTTTGATACTTTACTTTTTTCCATTCAcagtatctttaaaaatcaacatttttttttttttaagtttgacagttaaaaaaaaaaaagagtccttacTTTTGTCTTTTGGTTTAAGTAGGGACTGGGTGAAGTTCTTCTCTGGCCATATTACTTCTCGAgctattttttaatataatctGAATTAATTTCCTTTTGAATATAGCcataaattctaattttttaaagtgttcatggaagaaagagaaaaattaaaatagaggGGGAGCGCACGCACGCAGCAGCTTGGAGCCTCCACTgggtgggcggggagggggaggggcaggcagagtggacagtgagagagagagagagagagagacagagagaaaggtcttccttttgttgttggttcaccctccaatggccgctgcggccggcgcactgaagctggcgcaccgtgctgatccgaggccaggagccaggtgcttctcctggtctcccatgttttAATTTCCACCATGGCCATCACTGAGTTTCGGTTATTTAAAGTTTGTACCTGCCTAGCAACAGTATTCTCATTCCTAAAGAGATTAATATGCAGATCTGGCAGAGGAAGGAAATTAAGTGGAGACCAAATAACTTTGCCAACTACAGTTGACTATTCATCAGTTCCTAAGCAGACTGATGTTGAACAGTGGACTTCCTGGGATGAAGATGCACCTACAAGTGTAAAAATTGAAGGAGGAAATGGGAATGTGTCAACACAGCAAAATGCATTGGAACAACTGGAACCTGACTATTTTAAAGACATGACACCAACTATAAGGAAAACTCAGAAAATCGTTATTAAGAAAAGAGAACCATTGAATTTTGGCATCCCAGACGGTAGCACAGGTTTCTGTAGTAGATTAGCAGCTACACAGGATATGCCTTTTATTCATCAATCTTCTGAATTAGGTGATTTAGATACCTGGCAAGAAAATACCAATGcatgggaagaagaggaagacgcGGCATGGCAAGTAGAAGAAGTTCtgaggcagcagaaaatagcagacagagaaaagagagcagcagaacaacaaaggaagaaaatggaagaGGAAGCACAGTGGCTAatgaaaaaggaacaaaacaaaattggTGTGAAACTTTCACAACGGTTCTTCAGACGTCATAGTGCCAGTAGGAGAAATCAGCTCCACAGCCTGGGCAGCATTTGTatggatttaaaagtattttcagaaTACAGATACATTGCTTGATTTTAATGCATTCATCAGGACACCCAAGATTCTCCCAAAGTACCTTGAAGTCAGTGTTGAGACTCAAAAGAACAGAAGAGACTTATGAGATAATATTTTCTTCAACATGCTCCAAATATAAGACAGTTGTTTGCTGTAGAGAAATTATTACAAATGGAATATATCAGTACCTCTCAAGCTAGTGTGTCTAGCTAAATGGGTGTAAATAATTTGATGGTGGAAAAGAACTCTGCTGTCTATTATACTTCCCTTCAGTGTgcataagtataaaataaataattttaatattcttttgtttCCATGATTACCTGTCCTAAATTAGACAAATTGTAGGGCTTtagctttcttatttttgtttttaggagCTGGTATTGGCATATATTTCCTCTAATTTGAGTTAGTATTATTCATGTTTGATATAACATTAAGGATTTGATGATTTTGGTTTTCAAGAGAAATGACATTAAatgcaataattttatttataaagattttgtacatcattattttcttttgaatggaGTTATAATgttatacatatttgtaatttatattgCATGTGTAAACATTGAAAATCAGCTAAGAtagtaaattcattttaaattattttaacttttgagTTTTAAGAACTAGTATTAGTTGTTTATCCCTTTCATTATAGGCTTTAAGATGTAATGTCTTTAAATACTTTAGCTGTCCCCTTTGCCTCCACTCAGTAGCCAGTAATTTACAATGCAGAAAGCCCACAGTTCTAACATTTCAAAACTTTTAGCTGATTTCTGTATCCATTTTATATGTCTGACATAATGCAGGTTATCTGTGTTTTTGGCTAAGGTAACAGCTAGGTATTAGTTCATTAAATTCTAAACCAAGCAAGGAATAATCTTTTATTTGTGGTGTTGATTGGCTtgtcttaaagaaaaattatatactgTGTCCATAAAGAAGGGAAGAAGAACCAGATGATAGTTTAAAATCGCCATTAACTTTTTGTCacaattgaaatccatacaatCTGATTTTCtatggctttaaaatttttaatgatttttactttcttaaaagCTGCTGCCCAGAATTAACATTTTGTTGGGTTTTAAAGTGTCTTTGGGCCAAACATTGCAAATATATTTGAACTAAAGTAATGTTTCATAGTAAAATCATAAACTCTATGATGAGAACTCTTTAAGTCCTTAACCTATGCTTCCAGACTAAATGCAATTGTAGAATCAGTTGACTTTAACTTTGGTACAAACTTGCTATATCCCCAAACCAGGTTTTCAGTAATCATGTGTGTCAGTTACTGCCAGTAAACTCCCAATTAAATACAATTACACTTTTTAATTATAAGTGTAttcttttccctcctttttttttttttttgtttttagttattaTGGAGTACCACACAATTTCTCTAAATCGGGGTTCATAAAGGATAACCTCCTTTCCTATAATAACATTTACTGCTTTTCCCCAATGGGTGAAAAGTATTGAAATCTCCTTTAGTTACAGTTTCACAGGGATAAGGTTTTGTTTTTAGGTTTGGTTCCTTGGTTTTTGGTTATTCAGAAATACAGGCTGA
It includes:
- the LOC133766386 gene encoding receptor-binding cancer antigen expressed on SiSo cells-like, with the protein product MAITEFRLFKVCTCLATVFSFLKRLICRSGRGRKLSGDQITLPTTVDYSSVPKQTDVEQWTSWDEDAPTSVKIEGGNGNVSTQQNALEQLEPDYFKDMTPTIRKTQKIVIKKREPLNFGIPDGSTGFCSRLAATQDMPFIHQSSELGDLDTWQENTNAWEEEEDAAWQVEEVLRQQKIADREKRAAEQQRKKMEEEAQWLMKKEQNKIGVKLSQRFFRRHSASTGAAAAAPEAAPTVDKVERSQLRERVEEPAAAPSPASSARTRQLPGNILKTTIYQSRLKNK